The Zingiber officinale cultivar Zhangliang chromosome 10A, Zo_v1.1, whole genome shotgun sequence genome contains a region encoding:
- the LOC122026966 gene encoding putative serine/threonine-protein kinase, which yields MTCSCFRALLSRTKHHHNSEQEAGWYPSNKNIKLFSYRKLRSATNNFHPSNRIGRGGFGTVYKGILGNGVAVAVKVLSTESKQGIKEFLTEIDTITNVRHPNLVELLGCCVEESSRILVYEYVENSSLDRALLGMTVDTTNLNWKNRSAICIGTATGLAYLHEELEPPTVHRDIKASNILLDSNFAPKIGDFGLAKLFPDNITHISTRVAGTNGYLAPEYAMKGQLTKKADVYSFGVLLIEIISGRSSSKTYWSGMGQPLLQWTWQLFKEGKLKELVDPSLGEYPEEHVMKFIKVALFCTQAAAGRRPSMPQVVEMLLRPIKLNEEELTPPGYIDIPSKINHGSRGTTSSNFQLKKSAAGDSTNLLMSTSDTSTEISPR from the exons GGTATCCATCCAACAAGAACATAAAGCTTTTCTCCTACAGAAAACTGAGATCAGCTACAAATAATTTTCATCCGAGCAATAGGATAGGCCGTGGTGGGTTTGGAACAGTGTATAAG GGGATACTTGGAAATGGAGTAGCAGTTGCAGTGAAGGTACTATCCACAGAATCCAAACAAGGAATTAAGGAATTCTTGACTGAGATTGATACCATCACAAATGTGAGGCATCCGAACCTTGTTGAGCTTTTAGGTTGCTGTGTTGAAGAAAGTAGTCGCATTCTTGTGTACGAGTATGTGGAGAACAGTAGTCTTGATCGTGCATTGCTTG GTATGACTGTTGACACAACCAATCTGAATTGGAAAAATAGATCAGCTATTTGCATTGGCACTGCTACAGGTCTTGCATATCTGCATGAAGAACTTGAACCCCCTACCGTGCACAGAGATATTAAAGCTAGCAATATTCTTCTTGACAGTAACTTTGCCCCTAAAATAGGAGATTTTGGTTTGGCAAAACTTTTCCCTGATAATATTACACATATCAGCACACGAGTAGCTGGAACAAA TGGCTATTTGGCGCCAGAGTATGCCATGAAGGGCCAATTAACTAAGAAGGCCGATGTATACAGTTTTGGCGTGCTTCTAATTGAAATAATTAGTGGCAGGAGTAGTTCAAAGACATACTGGTCAGGGATGGGGCAACCTCTCTTACAATGG ACATGGCAGCTTTTCAAGGAAGGGAAGCTTAAAGAATTGGTAGATCCATCACTTGGTGAATATCCAGAAGAGCATGTCATGAAATTCATCAAAGTTGCACTCTTCTGCACGCAAGCGGCTGCCGGGCGAAGACCTTCGATGCCCCAGGTGGTAGAGATGCTGTTGAGGCCCATTAAACTAAACGAGGAGGAGCTGACGCCTCCAGGTTACATCGATATCCCTTCAAAGATAAACCATGGTTCAAGAGGTACAACCTCCAGTAATTTTCAATTGAAGAAATCAGCTGCTGGTGATTCCACTAATTTATTAATGTCGACTTCTGATACCTCAACAGAAATATCACCAAGGTAA